GCCACAGTTGTCCAACCATCGAAGATGGTAGTCATGTCCTCTAGAAGAAGTACAATGTGGATAGCTCAGACTTTCAGCCCAAGATAGAAAGTTCTCGGATTTGAGTCCCATGGCAGGATCAGTTCTCAAGGTATCTCCATATCGCTGTTCCTCTCGATTCCGCAATCTCGCCATTCTAACATCCAAAGGAAGCTCCAGAAAAACAATGCAGTCGAATTGAGACGTGATCTTGTTAGACCATGTTGGCATGCTTCCCGCAACTACACAATCGGGCTGCTTGGCCATGTCTCGCAACAACATGTTGTCTCGTTCCTCTTCATCACGCTTGACTGAGTAGGGCTCTGCTGTGCCCTCTAGCCAAAAGTAGTCGTCTCCATCATAGCACGGAATACCGAGCTTTTCTGCCAGAGCCTTCCCAGTTGTGGTTGTTCCTGAACCTGATGCGCCCACCGTATGGATGATCATGATGAAGAGAGCCGCATGATgagaaacaaacacaatcaGGCTGTTGTGATTAGTAAGCACAAACAACAATTGGGAATGATTTGGTGTGGTTGGGGAGTCTTTATGAAGGGTAGTCCGATACATTTTCAACAGGTCTTCGATTCGTGATTGCATTGTACACTCTTAAGGTACACTTGAGTAGCTGTTGTAGCATTCAAGTCTATTGAACTACAGGCTACAACaggagtacatacaatcAGCTAAActacctactgtacagtatgtacaagcTAACAATGGCGAACAGTTTGCAATTTTATTGCCATTGTCACTAGGATTACAGTCAAAATCATATATATTAGTATCTACATCTTCCAACACACGCTTACTGGGTGCACCATTTGCAGCCAGTGATGGACTCGTAAGCCTCAATGTACTTTTCTCGGGTCTTGATGACAACCTCAGGGGTCATAGCAACGTCCTCCTGGCCCTTGAGACCGCTGTTAGTAAGCCAGTTTCGCAGGTACTGCTTATCGTAGGAGTCCTGGGGCTTACCAACCTCGTAGGTCTTGGCGTTCCAGAATCGAGAGGAGTCGGGCGTGAGGACCTCATCAACCAGAACAAGTTTGCCGTTCTCGTCGATACCAAACTCGAACTTGGTATCGGCAATGATGATTCCGTGCTTGTCGGCGTACTCGGCAGCCTTGGTGTACAGCTGGACAGACAGCTTCTCGATCTCGTCGGCGAGGTTCTTGTCTCCGATGATctcggcagccttggccaCCGAGATGTTCTCGTCGTGCTCGCCctgctcggccttggtAGAGGGAGTGTAGATGGCCTGGGGCAGCTTTTGGGACTCCTGCAGACCAGACTCCACGGACATGCCATGGACGGTTCCGGacttcttgtactcgctCCAGGCAGAGCCGGTGATGTAGCCTCGAACAATGGCCTCAATGGGCACAattttgtacttgttgacgAGCAGACATCGATCCTTGAGCATCTCGACGAGCTCGGGGTCGTCCTGCACAGCCTTGGGCAGAGCGGCGAGGATCTGGGAGTTCTCGCTTTCGGCCACATGGTTCTtaatctccttggccagcagctggaacCAGAACTTGGAGATAGAGGTCAGAATCTTGCCCTTCTCGGGGATACCGTTGGTCATGATGACATCGTAGGCGGAGATTCGATCAGTGGCGAcaaacagcagctggtTGTCGTTGACGGCGTACAGGTCTCGGACCTTGCCTCGGGCCACGAGAGGGAGATGGCCCTTGAGATCGGTCAGTGCAAGAGGGGTGGCGGACATTGCTAATGGAGGAGTGTGACGGTACTGTCAAATGTCAAAAGGTCAAATCGATATATATTTTAATGAGTCGTGGGGCTAATTGGGCTTAGAGTTCATGTTATCATTGGGTGGGCCTCAGGTCCGAGTCATGGATCGCAGACTACATGTGTGGGGAGAAGCCAAAGAGCGTAGTTTCTGGGGGCAAACTGCAGGGCGAGGGCGGTTTTATATAGTGTTGCAAGAAAAAATCACTGGATCGGTCAGGGTCCGGTTATAGAAGGCTAAccaagtatgtacagtcCAGCAGCTAAAATTTATTGTAGCCTTGATAGAATGTGCATGTGGTTTATGAGTACGAAGAATGGTACAGTCATAAAGGAGATTTTGATAGTTTGGGGCATTGGTTATCGCTTATTAACATATCTCAGTGCTTGTACAGGCTACACCAATAGACCTAAAATGAATAATAAGCTGACAGTCATGTCTATCTACTTTTGTAGTTCAATGCTATGGGTTGGTTAGACCCACTGCTTCGCTTATAGTTGCATTTACTATTTCTGTCCATATTCCCAACTCCCAACCACCTTCAATTAAGGTGAAGATATCATGCGAGCCGCCGTGCAAACAAAGCGTTGATCTTACACTCATGTTCGATTTCGTAAACACCGCGTCGGGGACGTCGTTCACGGTACTCAAGTGCACCAAACTCTTCAACTTTGACAAGTTTGCGACCGTGCGCCAAGAACTCAGTAAAGACATTGTCGAAAACGCCAAAAATGCATCACGGAAACGCGTCTTCAGCGAACGAAACAACAACGTCTACTATGAGCAGGACTCGTCCGAAGCAGACCAGATCAAGACCGTCAACTGTGAGTGGCACGTGCTACAGTCAGGGGAATATGAGATACACACGGTGGAAATCTCCATGAGTGGTCATGTATCCAAGGTCATTATTGTCAACGGTCCTGACAGAAAGGACGACTTCGAGACGCACGCTTTGATTCTCATGAGAATGCAAAACACATTCTTTGACATTAGCGGAGTGATAAAGGCATGGATGACAGAGAAATTCGAGGTCACGATAGGCGACTTGGAGCTGAAGCACGATTTTCTCAAGTCCGAATTCGACAGAGAGGTGCCCTATACCGCTCACCTGAAGATCCAGGTTAAGGATCTGGGAGGACTATTGAAGTACCTAACTCTTGGAATTCATTACGACGACTTGGAAGCATTCGCCACCCACAAGGACGGATTATACGCTGGAGTCACAGAGTTTCTTTATGAATCCACGGGTATGAAGGTTTCAACAAGTGATCAGTTCGAGCTAGTGTCTCTACTAACGAACCAAATGGTCATGGACAAAAGAGGCAAAGTCAAGATCATCAAAACCGGTCTACCATCTCATGATGAGCTATTCTGGATCGAGAGTCTTCTGATTCGACTCACTAACTACGCCAGAAGTTGTTGACACTAAgtcccccccccccccctaATTAACACCCTTGCATCTACGATATTTATTCAACCCATAATCAAATTAATTCTTTATTTACATGCATTCAACTTGACCCTTTGGAAAGGAACTCAAGTATACGTTATTGTGACTCGATCAGTCTTGTTCTTTTAGGCCAACTTGCTTTCGTCGAAGTCGAAGGAGGAGCCGCAGCCACAAGCACTCACAGTGTAGGGACtgtccaccaccttgaACTGGCTGCCAATAAGCTCGGTTGTGTAATCAATGTTGGATTCTCGCAGAATCTCCAGAGAGCTCTTGTCAATGAGAATTCGAGCGCCGTTCTTCTCGAACACACTGTCCATCTCAAAATCGACGTCCTCCACGTCGgacagctccagcttgtATTGGAAGCCATGGCATCCACCGGACTCCACCTCAATTCGGAGAGCCAGCAAAGggttcttgtcgtcctcgGAAATGGCGTTGAGTCTGGTGGCCGCTCGGtcggacacaaacagacgcAGGAGTCGtcccttgtcgtccttctgGGGGTTCACAATGGTGACGGCATCTTCCTCGATTTTCTCTCGGGGGACCGACTCGGGAAACTCGAAAAGACGTCGGGCGGATGCTGTGAAGTGTCTTTGTGTCAGTAGCGACGGGGAGCCCAGTCGGGGGACAGTCCGCAACGAGCTCTTGGCTTGTAACAGTCGTCTGAACATTGTGTGGCGTAGTTTTGTTGTGTGGGGGAGGTCGTGGGTGGATGTTAGAGGTTGGGAGTGCGATATTGGAAGGTTAATTgggcgtcacgtgaattTAACGGGTAGAAATATCTTAAAAACGGTTGCTGTTTGCAGGTTAAAACACACGCTGCGTCAAGCCTCGTATAAGTAGTGGTCTTCGCTCGTTGTGGTTGCTCTCATCCAAGTGTAAATAGATCCAAAGTTGCTCTCGAACTCGTCCCGTTCACAAGACTCTATTAACCTTCTGCAGATGATGACAAATGCGACTGCCCTTAACAAGCTTCAGTTCGTTCCTCCCAACAAAGTTAGTTGACACTAATTTTGACAAGATTTAGTTGGCAGTTCAACAAAAATATCAGTTGGGGGTTGCCAACAAGCTTCAGCTGGGATTCATCTTGCGTTATCGGGGCAACACAGCAGAACCATACACACGATCAATGGACTCGGAGTTTTTGGAGATCCCCAACATGGAGGATATCGTAACGGCTCCCGAGCCCGAACCCGAACCTCCGCGGCTGACCCAGTCCCATTCAGATGTCCACGCCCGACTATCTGCGCCCCTTGAAAAATACACCCTGTACGAGACGAAAACACGCCTGTATATCGTCGCGTCCAACGCCCGAGAAGTTCAATTCAAGGTGATGGAAATCGATATGACCGGCCCCAAGCAGGACTTGACTCTCATTGTCGACCCGGCAGTGTACACTCGAGCAGAGGTCATGGATGTTCTGGGCCACatggaagaggagggagGAGGCAATCTGACCAAGAGACTCACAGCTTGGGGCCTACTGGGTTTCATCAGATTCACAGATGGGTACTATATGGTTGTTGTAACTAAACGGTCCGTTGTTGCTCTTTTAGGAGGCCATTATGTCTACCATATCGACAAAACAGAGATGATCCCATTGtcgagaggaggagatgaggGCAAGACAAAGAGCAAGTCAGCAGACGAGGCACGTTATATGAGCATCTTCCAGAGTCTCGATTTATCAAAGACCTTTTACTTTTCCTATGCTTACGATATCACAAACACACTGCAACGGAAtatggagagagagaaacgAGATGACGACAGtgatgacgaggagatcCATTCTTTCAACCATATGTTCATCTGGAaccatcacctcctccGCCCAGTCGAGGAAATTATGGATAATGTGTTTGAGTGGTTCCTTCCAATCATTCACGGTTTCATCGACCAGGCGAAGATAAACGTTTGTGGTGCTCGAAGCGTCTACGTGACTCTCATTGCTCGACGATCCCATTACTTTGCTGGTGCCAGATTCCTCAAGCGAGGCGTCAATGATAGAGGCAATGTTGCCAATGAAGTTGAGACTGAACAGATTGTGGCAGATTTAGTCACCTCATCGTTCCATGACAAGAGAGAAGGTATCTTCAATTCGCCGAGATACACGTCATACGTCCAACACAGAGGCTCAATACCATTGTATTGGTCTCAGGATGTTAGCAACATGACTCCCAAGCCTCCCATTGAGATCAACCTGGTAGACCCCTTCTTTGCCAGTGCTGCTTTACATTTTGACGACTTATTCAAGCGTTACGAGGCTCCGATTCTGGTTCTCAATCTCATAAAAAGCAAGGAGCGAACTCCCAGAGAGGGAAAGCTGCTTCGAGAGTTCTCTCAGTGTGTTGAATACTTGAACCAATTTCTCGTCCAACGGGGAAAGAAGCACAAGCTCCAGTATACACATTGGGATATGTCCAGAGCATCCAAGTCTCGAAACCTAGAGGTCATTGAGTTTCTTGAACGATACTCTACCACTGTCCTGGAGAAAACGGGCTTCTTTCACAACTCCAAGGGCATCCAGAAGGGTATTTGCCGATCTAACTGCATTGATTGCTTGGATCGAACAAACGCTGCACAGTTCGTTATTGCTAAGAAGGCCCTAGGTTACCAGTTGCGTGCCCTTGGCATTGTGTCGGACGTCAACTTGTCCTATGACTGTGACGCTGTTAATCTCTTGACAGAAATGTACCATGATCATGGAGACACCATCGCTCTGCAGTATGGTGGCTCCCACCTGGTCAACACAATGGAGACGTATAGAAAGATCAACCAGTGGAGATCCCATTCTCGAGACATGCTTGAGTCAATTCGACGGTTCTACTCCAACTCGTTCGTCGATTCTCAGAGACAAGAGGCAATCAACTTGTTCCTTGGTAACCACGTGTTCGAGCAGAATAAGCCTCGTCTGTGGGACCTGCCTTCGGACCACTTTCTGCATAACAACTACTACTTTGATAACTACTACCTGAGGCGATCATACATCTTCTGGTGGACTGAGATCAACCTCTTGGTCAAGAAGTACGAGAAGTATGTccgaagaaaaaaagaactGCAGATTATGCCTGTCAGCGAGATCACAGAGCCTCTCAACTTTCCAGGTTCGGATCAAAAGGAGCCTGTCATGGAGGTATTAGAGGATAAGCTAGATGCTCTTGTATCATACATTCCACCTTACCCTGGCTTCTTTGACAACTACTGGAACGAATGTTACAAGCCCCGTTCGCTGTCGTCTTTTCACAAGGTGTTTGCCTACAACATGAACTCCACATCCCGTTACAATTCTGACGACAACCCTTTCAGACCTAGAAAGGAAATTAAAGGTCTGGAGGATATCAcagaggacaagaaggtATCGGAAGTACCTGAAGAGGTGTCCAAAATCCCAGATGACCCTCGTGAGTGCGAAATGGAAGAACTTGTCAGCAGTCTTTCAGCTCCAACTCTCGACGACTCTGTCTACCGTAAATATCTCAGCAGCGACTCCACCTCTCACGCTGTGCATCCTACAGACCAGCGACAGTTCGAATTTTACATTGCCAATGAGCTTCAGCCTGATGTTAATGAGCCTTTGTACCAACACATCCAGGACTCTACAGTCCTCCCTCGAGTGGATTCAGACGACAAGTCATGGTATGGCATGACAGGTCTCAACGGCTCTGAGAGTCTCTACGAGAGTCACTACGCTTAATGAGATGAGTTCTCAGTGAACCACCACTCTGGCTCTCGGGCGATTATTTATATAACATTATTCAGTAATTACAATCTACAAATACACTCTACAAGCTATGGCATAGTGGCTGTGGGAAGCTGACAAACATTAAATATGAACAATGTATTAAATAATAATATGTACGGGCCATACCTGGCTCGTCCGTCTATGCTGTTGCCATTATAGCACCTATGGTGCGCTCATAATCTGCTCCACATTCTCCCGGACCTGGTCTTCAGGCCATTCCCGGCACTTGTCGATGCACTGGTAGATCTTGAGGGTGGTGGGAACGTCTTCGCTCTTGACCCAGATCTTTCCGTTGACTCCAATGGCAATCTCAAAGGGAACCAGCTCTCCAATGGTATCGAGCACGGTGTGTCCTTTGAAAAGCAACTGTCGAGTAAATGCTATCGGTGCGTCGAAGCAGAAACCATCCTTAAGTTCACCGTACCCGCCGGCCTTGCCGGACTGAGGATCAATACACTCGATCTCAGCTTCGACTTCTCGAGATGCAGAAGACACTCGCGCGTAGACGAGTGCATCGTTAGCCAGGTTGACtctgttcttcttggaggcGTTGGGGAAGGCCATGGCGTTAAGCTGGACACCCGGAGAGAGGTCAGAAACAGACACTTTGTATCCCTCAGCGTGTCGAGTGGTCACAGTACCGATGACATTGTCGTTGACGGCAGGAATGTACCGCCGAGTGTCACTGTCGATGTAAACGAGGTTCTGATTTTTAGTCTTCTTGTCTTCGGGATCGGTTCGATGCACCTCACCTGCAACGATAGGGATGGGGTCTGCGGCTAGAGGATCGTCGAGAAATCCGGGGCCGAGTGTGAGGTCCTGCTTAGGGAAATCAATCTGGTCTCCTGGGAGGCAAATCATTGTGTGTATCGTGTGGTATGCTGGGCAAGATGGGCCTTCAAAATATGCATGATAAAATAAATTCAGGCTGCATGTTGGGAGGCAAGTTAATTGTAGAGTAGCCAGGGCAAGTAAAAGtttgtacatactcatacCGGTGTACACTTCAACAAGGGAAGATCCGAAGATGCTATAAGTGATTTTTGACATTTATATGATATAAGACTACAGTCCACATCTTGGTGTATTATCTATCTGGGGCGTTTACGAGCTCATGTCATCAGTTTCACTTTCGCTTAGTCATCCACTATATACGGAGTGAAAATTTCAATCTGTTAAAGTTCCAACTAATAAACTCACAACTACAATCAAACGGTTACACGTTAATACATTTTACTAATCAAGACCAGCCTACCAGTAGGGTGCACTTAAGCAAGATCGTCTCGAGCCCAGGTGGGGAGAACGAAGGAAGCAGAGTGGATGTCCTTGTTGTAGTATCGGTAGAgcttggactcctcctcgggagAGACGGATCGAAGGGGCTTTCGGAGGTTGgcgtccttgtccttggagCAGACCATGAAACCAATCTGGCCGGAGGGGTAGGTGGGGATGGTGCAGTAAGCGTAGTCGGCGGAGGGGAAGACCTGCTTGCAAGCCTGTCGCAGCTCCTTAATGATCTTCATGTGCAGCCAGATGGACTCTCCCTGAGTGGTGATAACACCCTTCTCGGTCAGAGCACCGGAGAGGAGCTCAAAGTAGGGCTTCTGGAAGAGAGAGGCGGCGGGACCCTCGGGGTCGGAGGAGtcggtgatgatgacatCGAAGGTGTTCTGGTACTCCTGGAGGAACTTGAAGCCGTCACCAATGTGGaccttggtcttggggtGGTTGAATCCGACAGACATGGTGGGGAGGTACTGCTTGGAAACACGGGGCACGGCCTCATCAATGTCACAGAGGACAGCCTCCTCGACACAGTCGTGCTTGACAATCTCTCGCAGGACACCACCgtcaccacctccaatAACAAgcaccttcttggggttggggtgGGAGTTGAGAGCAAGATGCGCAATCATCTCCTGGTAGGCGTACTCGTCTCGCTCGGTGGCCTGGATGGCTccgtcaaggacgagaacGTTGCCGTAGTCGGTGGACTCGAAAACCAGAACGTCCTGGTACTTGGACTTCTCAACGTGGAGAATCTGGTTGACACGCAGGGCCATGGCCTGGCCAGGCCACATGGTGTCACTGATTTCTCGGAACCAGCCGTCGACGATGGAAGGGTGAGTGAGCTCGGTCATGATTGCTGTTCGTGTGTGGAAAAAGGcggatctggagatggccTTGGATCGAAGTAGTCGCAACACTTTTTATATAATGGGGGAGAGCTCAGAAACTCTAACCGCAAAAAACTGTACCAACTGTTATGTCATGCAGGTTCAGTGGGACTaactgtagctacttgtagtcagTGGAAGGTGTGCGGAGGGAACGGGGTAGGTACGTCAATGGAGTACCGCTTCAATATGGCCACGTCAACCGTACAACAGTTGTGCGTCTGCCATTATTTTTGCAATTGTTTGGACATGTTTTTCGCGTGTTATCCCTTATGAGCACTGTCATTTGGTTTAGCCACCACCAGCCACATACCCTGTCTAATATACGGCACCTCTGCTCTCGCTTCATGGTGCAACACATCCTTGTTGCTTTTTAGCCTCTTGTTTCCTCATGTGCTATCAAACTAAAGAAGCTCGGGGAAACATCCAATGTGCGAAAAATCCGAGCGTGGGTTGCACATGGTGAGACGAGAAATTAAAAGAGAGAGCCAAGCCAAGCCCACAAGCGAGCATGTGTGCTATTTCACCCGCCCGCGATTGTTGTCGTATATATACTCCGGTAGCCGCTTCAAGGCCTCTAAACATGCAAGCTAGCATAGATAGTGGGAGGCTACAATACCCGTAGTTTCCCCTGTCTGGACACGTCTAGTCTAAAACACCTGCCGCTCTATCTTCTCGCGCTATCTGACTCACTCAACGGCCAAACGGCATGCTGTACAGGCCAATGTCGGAATCGCAACCTTTTCAGTCCGCGCCTCTGCACAGTGTGTGCCTGTCAACGGCCGAGTGGTTGCCGAATCGGTACTGGAACCGCTGCATGGTGAGTTTAATGACGTAGGTGATGTGCGAATTAAAAGATGAGTGATCACAAAATAATGGTGAGACTTGAGGGCGTCATTTGAGCCCCTTATATACCTCGAAATCCAATTCCAAGAACAGGGTCGTGTTCGTAGCCCCCAAAATGGTCATCTCCCAATCTCTGAAAAATGGACACATCTGACGCATCTCATAACCTATAGTGTAATATCAAGCTCCACGTCAGGACAAGCATATCACCACATTGCAAAAGGCAAGGCAAAGGCACATGTTTCGAGACAGAACAAACCTGTATATTTCCTATCGGCAATCGTTCCCGAGGTCGACCCGACAGCTTCTAGCAACACATGCGtccgatgaggaggaacaggGACTAATCGCCAACTCAGACAACACCGGTGGAGCCGATGAGATTGAGCTTGCCCATATGGGCAACTCACTGGCCAAAACCATCTCAGACGACGTCCACGGCATTTTGAGCGAAATCAAGGTCAAGGTCAATCGACTGGAGGTTCTCCACCGGAAAAACTCGCTCCCTGGCTTCGATGACCGAAGTGGTGAAGAAAAGCTCATCTCAGATATCACCTACGACATCACCCAGGACCTGCACCACTGCCAGGGCATgctgaagaagctggaccGACAATCCGGCGATCCTGTCCAGGACAAGATGCAAATGAACGCCAAAATCGCCCTTGCCACCAAGATTCAGGATGCGTCCACAGTGTTCCGAAAACTGCAGAGTAATTatctcaaggctctcaaaCGAAACGAGGGCAGCATGGACCCCATTTTCCAGTCGACCACTTCCAGTAACACCCACGACGAAGATGTTTCCTTGTCGCAGAAGGCACTTCAGCAATCTCAACAGCTCATTGAAGAGGACGACCAGAGCACCCAGAACCATCATATCCGACAACGAGAACGGGAGATTGCGCAGATTGCAGAGGGTATCATCGAGCTGGCAGAGATCTTCAAAGACCTGCAGACTATGGTCATTGACCAGGGAACCCTGCTGGATCGAATCGATTACAACATTGAAAACATGGCTGTTAACGTGAAACAGGCAGATAAGGAGTTGGTCCAGGGAGCGGTGTATCAGAAGCGATCCAACAAGTGCAAGATCATTCTGCTTCTTACacttgtggttgtgggtCTCTTGATCGTGGTAATTGCCAAACCAAGATCCCATACTGTCTACGTGGAGCCTGTGGCTGGCAAACCGGCCCCAGCCCCTCCAGCTAATGACAAGCCTGCTACTGGAGGcgacaacaagaacaacaaTAATGATAGACCTGTAGACGAGCCCGAGAAGGGTTCTCAAAATCCCCAAGATGATGGTGCAGATTCTAGACCCGTCGTTTCTCACGCCCTGTTATGACTATGACATATTTATAATACTATTTACATGCATTGATTACAGTAGTCAGAATTACACTTGTAGAAATTAGTCAATGGATTCGAGcttctcgtcaatctcAGAGATaagctccttggcctcggtcttcttcttaAGGGACTCCAGGAATTTCACATGACCAACATAGGATGTCTCCTGGAACATGCTGGAGATGCCAATACTAGGGGTCAGAGGCTCTTCGGCCATGCCATGGGCGTAGGGAAACAATGCCAGCACTCTCTCAGTGGCACGCTTGCTGATCTGGTCAGTCCACGAGAGGACCTTGTTAAGTCCCGCAATGTTGCCCTCCTTGGCACACTGGACCAATGCAGTCTCAATGGCTTTCTGGGGAAAAGAAGAGTTCTCGGAATGTCTTAGAAGTCGTGCAAGTGAAAACATGTTAGCCATAGCCTGGTGGTGTGGCCGGGTAACCTCGAATCGAACAAAAATATCATCCTGCTCAGGTCCCTTAGCTGTAACTTCGTTCTTGGTACATCGAACGATAGCCTTGATCATGGCAggagcagcctcctcaaacaCAGCGTGTCGGTTCTTGAAAGATTCCACTCGCCTCACATTGTTGAAGGC
This genomic interval from Yarrowia lipolytica chromosome 1E, complete sequence contains the following:
- a CDS encoding uncharacterized protein (Compare to YALI0E33011g, weakly similar to uniprot|P45900 Bacillus subtilis YQAC_BACSU Hypothetical protein yqaC precursor); this translates as MQSRIEDLLKMYRTTLHKDSPTTPNHSQLLFVLTNHNSLIVFVSHHAALFIMIIHTVGASGSGTTTTGKALAEKLGIPCYDGDDYFWLEGTAEPYSVKRDEEERDNMLLRDMAKQPDCVVAGSMPTWSNKITSQFDCIVFLELPLDVRMARLRNREEQRYGDTLRTDPAMGLKSENFLSWAESLSYPHCTSSRGHDYHLRWLDNCGVPVLKLGDMTVDERVDEIIRFTKSTSTIA
- a CDS encoding uncharacterized protein (Compare to YALI0E33121g, similar to Saccharomyces cerevisiae RRP40 (YOL142W); ancestral locus Anc_3.13, similar to uniprot|Q08285 Saccharomyces cerevisiae YOL142w RRP40 protein involved in ribosomal RNA processing component of the exosome complex responsible for 3 end processing and degradation of many RNA species singleton) is translated as MSKITYSIFGSSLVEVYTGMSMYKLLLALATLQLTCLPTCSLNLFYHAYFEGPSCPAYHTIHTMICLPGDQIDFPKQDLTLGPGFLDDPLAADPIPIVAGEVHRTDPEDKKTKNQNLVYIDSDTRRYIPAVNDNVIGTVTTRHAEGYKVSVSDLSPGVQLNAMAFPNASKKNRVNLANDALVYARVSSASREVEAEIECIDPQSGKAGGYGELKDGFCFDAPIAFTRQLLFKGHTVLDTIGELVPFEIAIGVNGKIWVKSEDVPTTLKIYQCIDKCREWPEDQVRENVEQIMSAP
- a CDS encoding uncharacterized protein (Compare to YALI0E33033g, similar to Saccharomyces cerevisiae ADE1 (YAR015W); ancestral locus Anc_3.179, similar to uniprot|Q9C1J4 Pichia pastoris Phosphoribosylamidoimidazole-succinocarboxamide synthase (EC 6.3.2.6) (SAICAR synthetase)), giving the protein MSATPLALTDLKGHLPLVARGKVRDLYAVNDNQLLFVATDRISAYDVIMTNGIPEKGKILTSISKFWFQLLAKEIKNHVAESENSQILAALPKAVQDDPELVEMLKDRCLLVNKYKIVPIEAIVRGYITGSAWSEYKKSGTVHGMSVESGLQESQKLPQAIYTPSTKAEQGEHDENISVAKAAEIIGDKNLADEIEKLSVQLYTKAAEYADKHGIIIADTKFEFGIDENGKLVLVDEVLTPDSSRFWNAKTYEVGKPQDSYDKQYLRNWLTNSGLKGQEDVAMTPEVVIKTREKYIEAYESITGCKWCTQ
- a CDS encoding uncharacterized protein (Compare to YALI0E33055g, no similarity) — translated: MFDFVNTASGTSFTVLKCTKLFNFDKFATVRQELSKDIVENAKNASRKRVFSERNNNVYYEQDSSEADQIKTVNCEWHVLQSGEYEIHTVEISMSGHVSKVIIVNGPDRKDDFETHALILMRMQNTFFDISGVIKAWMTEKFEVTIGDLELKHDFLKSEFDREVPYTAHLKIQVKDLGGLLKYLTLGIHYDDLEAFATHKDGLYAGVTEFLYESTGMKVSTSDQFELVSLLTNQMVMDKRGKVKIIKTGLPSHDELFWIESLLIRLTNYARSC
- a CDS encoding uncharacterized protein (Compare to YALI0E33077g, similar to uniprot|Q12425 Saccharomyces cerevisiae YPR067w ISA2 mitochondrial protein required for iron metabolism singleton and similar to DEHA0F05324g Debaryomyces hansenii IPF 8683.1) gives rise to the protein MFRRLLQAKSSLRTVPRLGSPSLLTQRHFTASARRLFEFPESVPREKIEEDAVTIVNPQKDDKGRLLRLFVSDRAATRLNAISEDDKNPLLALRIEVESGGCHGFQYKLELSDVEDVDFEMDSVFEKNGARILIDKSSLEILRESNIDYTTELIGSQFKVVDSPYTVSACGCGSSFDFDESKLA
- a CDS encoding uncharacterized protein (Truncated form of YALI0E33099g, similar to uniprot|P42837 Saccharomyces cerevisiae YNL325c FIG4, similar to Saccharomyces cerevisiae FIG4 (YNL325C); ancestral locus Anc_3.14); this translates as MDSEFLEIPNMEDIVTAPEPEPEPPRLTQSHSDVHARLSAPLEKYTLYETKTRLYIVASNAREVQFKVMEIDMTGPKQDLTLIVDPAVYTRAEVMDVLGHMEEEGGGNLTKRLTAWGLLGFIRFTDGYYMVVVTKRSVVALLGGHYVYHIDKTEMIPLSRGGDEGKTKSKSADEARYMSIFQSLDLSKTFYFSYAYDITNTLQRNMEREKRDDDSDDEEIHSFNHMFIWNHHLLRPVEEIMDNVFEWFLPIIHGFIDQAKINVCGARSVYVTLIARRSHYFAGARFLKRGVNDRGNVANEVETEQIVADLVTSSFHDKREGIFNSPRYTSYVQHRGSIPLYWSQDVSNMTPKPPIEINLVDPFFASAALHFDDLFKRYEAPILVLNLIKSKERTPREGKLLREFSQCVEYLNQFLVQRGKKHKLQYTHWDMSRASKSRNLEVIEFLERYSTTVLEKTGFFHNSKGIQKGICRSNCIDCLDRTNAAQFVIAKKALGYQLRALGIVSDVNLSYDCDAVNLLTEMYHDHGDTIALQYGGSHLVNTMETYRKINQWRSHSRDMLESIRRFYSNSFVDSQRQEAINLFLGNHVFEQNKPRLWDLPSDHFLHNNYYFDNYYLRRSYIFWWTEINLLVKKYEKYVRRKKELQIMPVSEITEPLNFPGSDQKEPVMEVLEDKLDALVSYIPPYPGFFDNYWNECYKPRSLSSFHKVFAYNMNSTSRYNSDDNPFRPRKEIKGLEDITEDKKVSEVPEEVSKIPDDPRECEMEELVSSLSAPTLDDSVYRKYLSSDSTSHAVHPTDQRQFEFYIANELQPDVNEPLYQHIQDSTVLPRVDSDDKSWYGMTGLNGSESLYESHYA